The nucleotide window CGGTTGCACAGTAAGGCCATCTCCTCAAAGGAAAAGGCATTCAATTCAAAACTTCATAACAAGAGGGAAGAACATTTAGAATGCATTAGAAAACTTCATGGAAACAGGAAGTTCTATAAGTCATCAAGATTAAAAGCTTCTAAAAAATGTTGGGGAAAATTCTCATCTAGCATGCACTTTCATTTCATATTACACCCCATTTACTATAAGTCCATAATGTACCACCCACTTCTAGTACTTCTATTCTCAGCTCACAAAAAAATGCTGATAAAGCCATTTTACAAAGTTCATATTTAGTAAAGACAAACCAAATTCTAGAATGCTGTCattgaaaacaaatatcataGATGTTAAGATGGTGTCTCTTGGGGTACAAACCCCAAGAGACACCATATATAAAACCTTCCCAAGATTGAAGCGTGACCTTAACAACCAAAACGCCCCTCCAATAGCTGCTGCCCAGATTTGCTGAGAGCACTTCACACacctttaatatcaattatattatgaaatgaaataactaCCCAACAAATGAGAACATCTTATCATACCCAACAAATGAAAGCTATTATTAATAGAGAAAAGCAACTTCTCATACGGTCAAAATAACTACAAtcctttaatatcaattatattatgaaatgaaaaaatacattaaattcacaagaattttttgaaaaatacttacagcgctatatagcaatttctgaaggatcacgaagctgcaagaagtggaaaaacagctgcagaacagtgtaaaacacactgtggccgtgggtcacagatacccacttttcaacggaggcaaacgaagacccaaaattgatagggtagggcctagggaggtcggtgaagctagtggtggtgaaggttggtcctgggtggcggcgtgggcggcggtagaagaccaaaaacaccaaaatcagaaatggggttggttgtgcttcaccggtgacggatcggaggtggggttgggtacaatgggttgctaggaagTCAacgatgaagtggtgagaagatggtggccaatggtggtgcgacggtggcgcagcggcggaaagagtgctgcggcttcaatgggctcgtggtggctaacggcggtgcAAATGGAGCTGAAGTTGGTGGGGTAGGGTCGCTGGCGGCTGGGGAAGCTAACGGACTAGGCGGTGACGGCCACCGCCagctcacggcggcgctgggtggagaagaaggaaacgaacgaagagagggagggggagctgggtcgcgcgcgggaagagaaccgaaggagaaataaggaaaaagaaaagaaagagaaaagaaaatgaaaggaaagaaaaaatggagggaaagaaatgagggaaatgGTAAGGCgggttgtttaaatttaatttcacttttccagcgattttgaTTTGCCgctaatagtatataatttactaGATATGCTCTTGCGGCAAAAATACGGTGAATATTTTCGTCTCAAATAGTATCTGTTGTTCAATTTACGACGatattaaaatcgctgcaaaaagtaagagtaatttcttttccattagttgaaaattttgagaaggaAAGCAAGCAGCGACTTAGAAATCGTTGGAAATAATGTTTATTAgtggtatttttgttgcaacaatatTAAAATCGTTGGGAAAGGCCTAAATTTTCTAGAAGACTATTTCCAGTGttttttattcgccgcaaaacTAGCTATTATGGCGATTTTCCCATTCGCCACAATTAAAACATGGCAACagtttctaatattatttgcgGCTataaaaaatcgccgcaaaagatcaAATAGTCGCCGCAAATGAGTGAACAGTAATTGCAACATCAGATTTCGTATacattgctttagatttcaaTGACGATaagaaaatcgccgcaaataagggTTAATTGCAGTGATTTTTTTGGTGGCAATagtaaaatcgctggaaaaggcgttatttcttgtagtgatagcAGTTCTGCATGGTCACCTAGAATTCACTGCGGCTAATTTACTCAGGAGGAAACCTAATCTCATGGGCCGGAAGGACTTGCGGGGTCGAAATGCCCTTCACTTGGCTTCTGTGGAGGGCCACGCCGAGATTGTGAGAGAATTGTTGTAAGCAAATACAGATGTTTTTCTGGCTCGTGATGCAGATGGGAGAATTCCTCTCCACTTAGCCGTGATGAGAGGACACATAGAGGTAATAGAAAAGTTGCTTAATTCCAAACCGAACCCGTTCTAGGAGGATCTCGATGGAGCCAGTGTTTCGCACTTGTGTGTTAAATATAACTGTTTGGATGCCCTGAAATTGCTAGTGGAATCTGCCGATGACGATGGATATTCCCTCAACTCCTAAGACAATGATCAGGGTAACTCCATATTGCATTTAGCTGTGATGCTCAGGCAAATGGAGGTAGGTTAACAATGATCTCCAGATCATTCACTCCCTTTTATTTGCTTTAGCAAACGGCTGCTAGCTAGTTATTTTCCATAACTATACATCATCATGTATATGCATTATAAATTGAggaagtaaatttataaattgtacaAGTCCAGAATTATTAACCTTTGGCTTCAGGAAAGGTATTTTATCATAACCCCCGGCCTTTGGTGCAGGGTCGCATGGATAAGGCTGTCTTTATCCTAATTAAACTCATTCTTTGCCACCTTTTTGTTCCAACCCTTTTACCACAAACCCGCGGTTTTGTCCCCTTTTGGCTCACTTTTAAGCATATCGATATCCAACCTTTTTATAGGATTGACCACTCGATCGAGGGTCCGAAATTTTGATGCAACTATGGATGAGTTCACTCGGGGGTTGCTTATGCAGGGCTGTTAATTAGGCTTTTTGCAGTAATTGGATGAAACGGTACTACTACTATATACTGATATGTTTATTTTGTGCAGACAATAAAATACTTACTTTCAATATCTAAAATCAAAGGAGAGGCCATGCTATTAGAAATAACAAACCTACAGTGTCTCCACCATCACATGTAGCTTCTGCTCCACCAAAAGATGTAGCTGCTCCTGCTCTACTGAAGGCCACTCCAGTACATGACAGCAATGCAGAATAGTCTAGAAGAATTTTCCTACACGTGTCACCATTTCATTCAATCTTGAGAATTCTGTTATACTTGAATATTCGTTTCATAGTGTATAAATACCACCACAATGTACAGTAAACATTAATGAAAAACACTTAGAATATTTTCATTCCTTGCATCTTTATCTTCAGTTTAACATGGTATCGAGAGCTAGCTAAGACACACGTCTAAAGCACTGCCATGGTCGAAATACTCAACACCCCTCCACCCCAACCTCCACCTCTTTCTCTCTTGCATCTTCTTCCCATTTAGTTACCGTCAAACTCAATCATGATAATTACCTCTTGTGGAAGGCTCAGCTCATGCCTTATCTCAAGGGTCAAAATCTGTTCGGCTTTGTCGATGGCACTACTAAATCTCCTCACCCGTTTGATACAAGTTCAAAAAAACCCAACCCTGAATACTTGGCTTGACAACAACAAGATCAAGCCATCATGAGTGTCCTTATCTCCTCCTTATCAGAAAATATAATTGCTCATGTCTTAGACTCTGTTTCCTCTCGTGAGATCTGGGTCACACTAGCCGATCTCTTTGCTGCAAAATCTCAAGCACGTCTCATGCAAGTACAATATCAACTTGCTACATTGAAGAATGGCTCAAATTCTATAGCCGATTATTACCAAAATACAAAACTCCTATGAGATACACTTGCAGCTGCTGGTAAACCCTTATCATCTTCTGAATTTATCACATATCGCTTGGCTGGTTTGGGTTCCGATTTCGATTCTGTAGTCACCTCTATAACAACCCTTGTGGATACTCTAAGTTCACCTCAGGTGTACAGTCATTTGCTCACTCATGAATCCAGGCCTTCTCATCAACTCACTGGCCTCACAGCTACCACGGAACTCTCTGCAAATGTCACTTATAAACCACTCACTGAGAATCAAAATAGGGGTCGTGGGTTCTATCGAGGCAGAGGCAGTTACAGAGGACGTGGTTGTGGTCGTCATGCTGGTCGATCCTCACCTTCCCACTTCTCACCATCCCGTCCCACATGCCAAGTTTGTCTTAAACAAGGTCATACCGCTCTCACGTGCTATAACAAGTTCAACCAAAACTTTCAATCACCTCCACCATCTTCCATTTCAGCTCATTTCACCACCGTTCCCACTTCACCCTCTGCTCCAACCTCTTCAGTTGATAATCTTTGGTATCCTGACTCAGCTGCTACACATCACTTTACACATGAATTTTCTAATTTGTCTCTTAGTCCCACAGAATACAAGGGTGACGAGCAAGTGTGTATAGGTGATGGCACATCTCTTCCAATACAACATGTTGGCAGCTCCACCATTCCATCCACTTCTGGCAAActtcttctctcaaaacttTATCATGTTCCTTCTATTTCTAAGAATTTGATTTCTGTTAGAAAAATTTGTGAAGATAATAacgttttctttgaattttactCTACTTTTTCCCATGTGAAGGACTCTCATTCCAACAAAATTCTGCTCCAAGGCAATACTAAGGATGGAATGTATGTGTTTCCATCTGATCTTCCATTTCCTCAAGCGTACATGGGCACTTGAGAATCTCCTTTTCAATGGCATGTCAGGCTCGGACATCCCTCTATGCAACTAGTcaataaaatcatctctaaaGTTTCTCTTCCAGTGCACTCATCATCCACGTCCGGGTTGTGTTCCTCCTGCTGTCAAGCAAAGCTTCATCAACTTCCATACAATCAGTCCACCTCTCGTTCCACTGCTCCTCTTCAACTTCTATTTTCGGATGTTTGGGGTCCTGCACCAATTCTATCCCTTGGTAGTTTTCGTTATTATCTGTCTTTTGTAGATGATTATAGCAGATTTACGTGGATATTCCCTTTGAAATGCAAATCTGATGTAACGtctactttttttccttttaagcgTCATGTAGAACTTCTTTTCAATACAAAAATACGAGCATTTCAATCAGATTGGGGTGGTGAATATAGATCTTTAAACACAATGTTACAATCATTTGGTATTTCACATCATCTCTCGTGTCCTTAAGCTCATTCTCAAAATGGGTCAGTAGAACGAAAATACCGACACATTGTTGAAACTGGATTAGCTCTTCTTGCACACTCATCCACTCCACATTTGTATTGGTCTGATGCCTTTACAACTGCAGTGTTTCTCATCAATCGTCTTCCTTCTActgttttaaataataaatctccatttgaaattttatttcataaagtGCCAAATTAcacatttttaaaatctttcGAATGTATTTGTTGGCCTAATCCTAGGCCCTATAATCATCACAAATTGGAATATCAGTCACTTCCCTGCATTTTTCTTGCATACAGTTCGGATCATCATGGGTATTTATGCTTCCATGTACCTACTGCCTGTATGTATATTTCACGAGATGTGTTATTTGAtgaaatgcatttttatttttctacacaCAACACTAGCTCGTCCCCCAGACCTCAACCCAACTCATATTTTCTTCCAATCTTAAACACCCCTCCCACCTTCAGCAACTCAAACCACTCACACGGGCCCATTAACTCTTCTCGATCCACACTCCCCACAACCCAACCCGTAAGCCTCTAGCCCAAACCCttctctcatttcatctaacCCACCTAACCAGCGTACCATTTCCTCCCAACCCGTAGCATCACCATCAGAGCCCATGAATCCACCTAGCCCACTCACACCTGTATCTAGGGCACCTGTGTCTTCCCCAATTCATTCAACTTCTACCTCGATGCCCCCTTCTTCTCTACACCATATGCAGACTCGAGCCAAATCCAAACTCCATTTCCCAAAAATACGCAACGATGGCACCATCGCATGACCCCGACCACAAGCTCATACCAGCTCTGCTGAGATACCCGAAGAGCCCACTTCCGTAACAGAGGCTTCAAAGCATCGGGAATGGCAAAATGCTATGCAATCCGAGTTTGATGCACTTTTATCTAACAATACTTGGTCTCTGGTTCCACCTACATCTCACCAAAATCTTGTAGGTTGTCGTTGGATTTTCAAGACCAAGCATCACTCGGATGGCTTGATTGAACGTCGGAAAGCCCGACTTGTTGCCAAGGGCAACAGCCAGCTTGAAGGGCTCGACTACTTGGAGACCTTTAGCCCTGTCATTAAGCCAACTTCCATCAGGTTAGTGCTCTCAATTGCTGTGTCCTCTGGTTGGCGGATTCAACAACTGGATGTGCAAAATGCTTTTTTGCACGGCACCTTAGATGAACAAGTATTCATGTCATAGCCACCGGGATTTCTTCACCCAAAATTCTCGAACTATGTTTGCAAACTTAACGGAGCACTATACGACCTAAAACAAGCCCCTCGCGCTTGGTATGTGCTTCTTAGTTCACGGCTCTTGGAACTGGGTTTTAGTGTCTCGAAATCAGATGCCTCCTTGTTCATCTATAGGCATCAATCCGTGACAATTTATTTCTTAGTCTATGTGGATGATGTGATTCTAACTGGCTCTGATCTGAGTGTGTTGGCTCAACTGGTGGAGATTTTACAATCTGATTTTCCTCTCAAGAACTTGGGAGATCTTCACTATTTTTTGGGTCTTGAATGTCATCGAAATCCCATGGGACTTGTTTTATCACAGAGGAAATATATTCTTGACTTGCTCAAGAAAACTAACATGAGCAATTGTAAGTCTGTGAGTAGTCCTATGTCTCCCTCCACAAAACTGTCAGCCTTTGATTCTACCTTTATGGACGATCCGTCTCTCTATAGAAACATAGTTGAAAGTTTGCAATACTTACTGTTTACAAGATCCGATTTGGCTTTCTTTGTGAATCGGGTGTGCCAGTTTATGCATGCACCCTGCTTGTCTCATTGGCAAGTTGTTAAGCGTATTTTACGCTATCTCAAGCATACTATGGATTATGGTTTGGCTATTACATCATCTCCCACTCATGTTTTGGCTGCTTTTTCTGATGTCGATTGGGCTGGCTGCCCGAATGATCGAAAATCCACTGGAGGATATTGTGTCTTTTATGGCAAAAATCTAGTTTGCTGGAGCTCCAAGAAACAGTCTACAATTGCAAGATCAAGTACCGAAGCTAAATATAAAGCCTTGGCACATGCTACCTGTGAATTATTGTGGCTGCAGGGTCTTTTATCTGAGTTAGGAATTTTTTTGTCCAAACCTCATATTCTCTATTGTGATAATTTGGGTGCAACATATCTGTCCGTTAATCCTGTGATGCACTCTCGTACCAAACATGTTGAtattgattatcattttgtacGAGATCGGATTCATGCTAAAGCCCTTCAAGTCTCTTTTCTCTCAAGCAAGGACCAACTAGCTGACATTTTTACAAAGCCTCTGTCAACCTCCAGATTCTGCACATTACGTTCGAGCCTCATAGTTCTTCCAACTCTGCTTAGCTCGTCGGGGCATATTAGAAATAACAAACCTGCAGTGTCTCCACCATTACACATAGCCTCTGCTCCACCAAAAGATGTAGCTGCTCCTGCTCTACCAAAGGCCACTCCAGTACATGACAGCAATGCAGAATAGTCTAGAAGAATTTTCCTACACGTGTCACCATTTCATTCAATCTTGAGAATTCTGTTATACTCGAATATTCGTTTCATAGTGTATAAATACCACCACAATGTACAGTAAACATTAATGAAAAACACAAAGAATATTTTCATTCCTTGCATCTTTATCTTCAATTTAACACATGCCAATGCCATAAACAGGATTGGTAACACCGCTTTGGATGTCTTAGAGTTAGGCCATAGAGATTTTAAATCTCTCAAAATCCAAGACATGCTAATGGCAGATGGTGTTCGAAGATCCAAGGATCTAAATTCTCCTGGTCAACTACTAGCAACACGGTGTCATGAACGTGCAGCACGGTACACGAATAATGAAAGACATGAGCCAGCACCAACTGCTCAATCAAAGTTTAAGAAATGGTGGGCATACTTTTGTTTGTGCGGATGGGTTAAGCATTTTATGCGTCGGGGTCGATCCAACTGGGTCCTCGAGACACGTGGCACATTGATGTTGGCAGCCACTGTAATTGCAACCGTTACATTCCAAATTGGGATCAACCCTCCAGGTGGTGTTTGGCAACAAGATTGTGAAGGTCATACAAAATTTCAGAATTGTACGGGCAAGGCAATTTTCTCTGATATCAACCCAAATGAATAcgaattatttttgtctttcaaCACCACCTCTCTTGTTGCAACTCTGAGCGTCGTACTTCTGGTCACCATGCTTATTGCAGTCACGTTCTTGCTATCTACCTATTTTTTGGCTATGGATTTGGTGACCTCGGATACTGTTAAAGAAAAACCCATGATCACCTGGATTCTCTTTACATTATCAGGAATTTAGTTGGTACTGCTTGTGATTGCTGTTGTGGTTCTCATATATCGTCTGTTAGTTTGGATGGTGAAGTTGTTACTCAAGTGCATACGTTGTTTGACAATGAgtccaacaaattaatgatgtaTGTGGTTAATGTTTATGATCAGAAAAATTGTATGGAAGTTGAAATCATCATCTTGAGTTGAGATCTGTTGGATGCAAATCTCTGTTGTCTATGTGAATTAGTTGGTTTCAAGCAAGATGGATAGGgtttttaattattgatgaattaTTCTGAGCACAAGATTATTcaacttattaatttatttgatggaTATATAAGTCCATGCAGGTTGTATTtagtttcatttaaattcataaaatgattAATGGTGTACTGCAGATCACTTCAAGAAAAAAGCTATTCATCTTCCATTTTCGcattatcctctcatcatcccatgatgcgTCAATATTAGATGAAACCccatgattttattaaaaagctcTTATGGCGAAGCAAATCAAAATGCCTTTGACTAACATGCATCTAACTGAACAAGAAAAACTCGAGAAACTATTATTCTGAATCGCCAAAAAATTTATGACAAGATGTAAAGATTCACATGTAGATATGTTCTTCTGATAAATACTACTCCCACCGAATTTGTAtaaggaattttttttactgaattgtattttatttagttatttattttttttatttaatggttaaaatttttttaaataagtttgtaaattttatttttttaaaaaatatttatagtaatttaaaaaatgtttaaaaaaaatgaaaaaaaaattacattgttCTGTACCCATTCAGTACGGTACTTTTTGGTGGGAGTAGCACCACTCTGTTCTTAGTCCTAAGAggtagggctgcaacccgatgACAGTTAATCGGGTTTGGGCCTGGTCCGACCCAACCCGACCCGCCCCGCTATTGTTTGCGCACCAAGCCagtccgacccgacccgacccattACTGTGCGGATCGGATCGATGGTTTTGTTTTCCTGCTCCTGTCTGCTACATCCTACTGTGGTTATTGTGTATCACTAACGGTTGAAACGTCATATTTTTGTAGACTAAGTTTATGCCAACGTTACTTCAACAAtacttactaaaaaataaactttcatCAAGAATAAGGAGGCCCTTGGATGGACTTTATCCATACTGCCCATGATATCACTAATCACCTCCTTTCGTAAAACTATTTGATTTAATGGCTAACATATAGGttaaatttgtacaaaaactaataaaaaaaaagtacaaaagtcatctattacaaaaagtatctaaattagaaaatataaatatcaactatTACAAAAGACTAAGGAGCATCCAACGATCAAATTACAGCAGcttctcatctcttcctctatatctgccattatgaaaaagtctaacACCAAATCAATAATAGCACATTAGATAATTCAAGTCAACACAAAGTGGTTTAGTTTCTCTAACAaatgagtgaaaatgaaaagcatACCATCATGCAGACCATAAGCCTTGAGTTACTCCTTAGCAACGTaagtaaaacttgattttggatcaaactctaaaaaaacacatgataattattaaatgatataaaaataaacattttgaaaaaatttaataaatatgtaaataagaaataagtttgAATTTAACATATTGATCCTTTAACATATTTAACATATTGATCCTTTAACATATCTGAAAGGAAAACTAAACCCATAATGTAAAGGCAGGTACATGCAGTCTATTGTGGGGTAAATGGGGCTTGATCTATATACATTCATGTTGCATTCCCCCAAGATGATTAATGTAAAGGCAGGCCCTAGCTTGCTAgcaaattagtaatttagtgagcacttaaaattaaattgaatttttgggGTCATGTTTGGGGaagacatttttaaaaaatttcctcAAGATTTAGTGTTTTCCTTGAAGAAGTCACTTGTGTCAGCCCCACAaaaagacacacacacacacacatatatatatttatatatatgccatgttttcaagaaaatcaaaatgtCTTCTTGGATGAATAATTAACTattcttcttttgaaatttgatagCCAAATAGACGGCAAAGTCCGCCCAAAAACAGTAGAGGCAGCTCTGTGCGGAGGCTTTCTTATGAAAACTGGCGTATGTGCAATTCATGGAGCCAGGGTGATTTCCAATGTACTAAAGCTTTTGGCAAACATATGTCAtgttaaacaaaagaaaatagccCCACTTCTTGAATAAAAGATGTTGAATAGATGGCAATATATACGTTGGCTTTAGAATTTTGTTGAAGTTGTGGGCTGCCCAAGTGGTAACATATATTGCTTGTACTAGTCATTAATTATTTGTATGCAAGTTTAACAAGGAAGAAGGTATATGTATCTATAGTATTAATCGCTTTTCAAGGGGATTCAGATGGTAGTAGTACTCAATCATTTGCTTGTAGTAGCACATCATAGATGATTTCTAGCTAAGAGCTAGCTGTGAATAAAAACAGAGGaaatgtgcatgtgtgtgtcATCTTACGGTAAGATGATTTCCCGTGCACGTCAATGCATTTACTACttgcatttaaatttcatctggGTGTCATTTCCCAGATCGAAGCATGTTGTCAATTTGCACTTTCTCCCTCTTTCAATGCATACTTTTTCATGTCTTTTAGTggcaataaaattaatttattgactACTGCCAAATAAAGAAGCTTTATCAATGCATATGATATGGTGTTCTCGACGCACGGTAACGAGGACGGGTGTTAAATAAAAGGGGTCCTCCATTTCAGTGCAATTTACATTTCTCTACTCAACAGAAAATTCACAAACCAGTTCAACATTTCAACAGACTCTACAACCCAAAGAACGACGACCAAATAGAGAACACACAGAGCACCAAACAAAGCTCGAAAACTTAAATcttactgagagagagagaacgcacCTCTGCCATGACCGCTGCGACTGGCGACGGAGAATGGCAACAGTGACTAGGGTTTCCGTAGTGGAGAGGAGAGTGTTTTTGTTCAGTTCAGAAGTGTTTTCTCAAAGTCGGTTTCGACGGGTTGTTTTTACTAAAACCCGGTA belongs to Juglans regia cultivar Chandler chromosome 8, Walnut 2.0, whole genome shotgun sequence and includes:
- the LOC109014643 gene encoding uncharacterized protein LOC109014643 yields the protein MADGVRRSKDLNSPGQLLATRCHERAARYTNNERHEPAPTAQSKFKKWWAYFCLCGWVKHFMRRGRSNWVLETRGTLMLAATVIATVTFQIGINPPGGVWQQDCEGHTKFQNCTGKAIFSDINPNEYELFLSFNTTSLVATLSVVLLVTMLIAVTFLLSTYFLAMDLVTSDTVKEKPMITWILFTLSGI